One part of the Francisella adeliensis genome encodes these proteins:
- a CDS encoding lytic transglycosylase domain-containing protein, which yields MLKKIILTGLVLSGFGTAFSLTNTEKQYSQQALKALDKGDYKSYYYLKSRLKNASIYPYLQYREISKDPGMFEQSTIDRYLKQNKGKYWDTRLSKDLATYYAKNHKWKKFDEYYNNDLGVSGKCWAIQSEHELGDKNKALDAYGQLWQNRVYMASGCTEMQKLWDNSDNKPKNYIVSKAYNLAFANKFSDSLWLLNTFVDNNKDYVDYINAWKAATKDPSKLDSFIAKYHNYRYFDKIFVDISKDLVKKDDQAYAKLWDNLKNKKYLDKKTKAECISAIAVSFARSQSPQAKQWLAKVDKRYLTAIAWEWLLRVDLYNNNFNDYIKTYYQLPKKSQQDEAWKYWLAYSYKKTNQKSKAKPIFEELTKVPLDYYSFLASDELDKPYNFGNQQADDITSREAKDLLNQDPILEAIDLYRIGEYKESTNIWKWDIRAKLKNREITQIKELSRLAESHNMYYAAIFNMAVIGKFSNIELLFPKAFISEVNKNADKFDINKDLVLSIMRKESLFDVEAGSYAGAKGLMQVTEPTANFIAKKYKLPMVGDKSEGMSTQIYIPANNIKLGTANLYFLEKLFDKNPILGICAYNAGPGNVNKWLGKEVTAPIWIENVPYGETRHYVRKVLVYMMVYNNFIFKDKKNKISDFLDYKISSKQKFR from the coding sequence ATGCTAAAAAAAATTATTTTAACAGGCCTTGTACTATCTGGTTTTGGTACGGCATTTAGTTTAACAAATACTGAGAAACAATACTCACAGCAAGCTCTGAAAGCTCTTGATAAAGGTGACTATAAGTCGTATTACTATCTAAAATCTAGGCTGAAAAATGCAAGTATTTATCCGTATCTTCAATACAGAGAAATAAGTAAAGATCCTGGTATGTTTGAGCAATCGACTATAGACCGTTATCTTAAGCAAAATAAAGGTAAGTATTGGGATACTAGGTTATCCAAAGATTTAGCAACTTATTATGCTAAAAATCATAAGTGGAAGAAGTTTGACGAATACTATAATAATGATCTTGGAGTATCTGGTAAATGTTGGGCAATTCAATCAGAGCATGAGTTAGGTGATAAAAATAAAGCTTTAGATGCTTATGGGCAGTTATGGCAAAATCGTGTCTATATGGCTTCAGGTTGTACCGAAATGCAAAAACTTTGGGATAACTCAGATAATAAGCCAAAAAACTATATTGTCAGCAAGGCTTATAATCTAGCATTCGCGAATAAATTTAGTGATAGCTTATGGCTTTTAAATACTTTTGTTGATAATAATAAAGACTATGTGGATTATATAAATGCATGGAAAGCTGCTACAAAAGATCCAAGCAAACTTGATAGCTTTATTGCAAAATACCATAACTATAGATATTTCGATAAAATCTTCGTAGATATATCAAAAGATTTAGTTAAAAAAGATGATCAAGCATATGCAAAACTTTGGGATAACCTTAAAAATAAAAAATATCTAGATAAAAAAACTAAGGCTGAATGTATATCTGCTATAGCTGTAAGTTTTGCTAGGTCACAGTCACCGCAGGCAAAGCAATGGTTAGCTAAAGTAGATAAGAGATATCTTACAGCTATAGCTTGGGAATGGCTACTTAGAGTTGATTTATATAATAATAATTTTAATGATTATATAAAAACATATTATCAATTACCTAAAAAATCTCAGCAAGATGAGGCTTGGAAGTACTGGCTTGCATATAGTTATAAAAAAACAAACCAAAAATCAAAAGCTAAGCCGATATTTGAAGAACTAACAAAAGTACCTTTAGACTATTATTCATTTCTAGCATCTGATGAGCTTGATAAACCTTACAATTTTGGTAATCAACAAGCTGATGATATAACTTCTAGAGAAGCAAAAGACTTGCTTAACCAAGATCCTATTTTAGAAGCTATTGATTTATACAGAATTGGTGAATATAAAGAATCTACAAATATCTGGAAATGGGATATAAGAGCAAAGCTAAAAAATAGAGAGATAACACAAATTAAGGAGTTATCTCGTTTAGCGGAAAGTCATAATATGTATTATGCTGCGATATTTAATATGGCTGTAATAGGTAAGTTCTCAAATATAGAATTACTTTTCCCTAAAGCATTTATATCTGAAGTTAATAAAAATGCTGATAAATTCGATATAAATAAAGATTTAGTACTTTCGATAATGCGTAAAGAATCTTTGTTTGATGTTGAAGCTGGCTCGTATGCTGGTGCTAAGGGTTTGATGCAAGTTACAGAACCTACAGCTAACTTTATTGCTAAAAAATATAAACTACCTATGGTTGGCGATAAATCTGAAGGTATGTCTACACAGATTTATATTCCTGCGAATAATATTAAATTAGGTACAGCTAACTTATATTTTTTAGAAAAACTTTTTGATAAAAACCCAATACTTGGAATATGTGCATATAACGCAGGACCTGGTAATGTTAATAAGTGGCTTGGTAAAGAAGTAACTGCTCCAATATGGATTGAAAATGTTCCTTATGGAGAAACTAGACATTATGTGCGTAAAGTACTTGTGTATATGATGGTTTATAATAATTTTATTTTCAAAGATAAGAAGAATAAAATCAGTGATTTCTTAGATTATAAGATATCTTCTAAGCAGAAGTTTAGATAG
- a CDS encoding glycoside hydrolase family 3 protein, whose protein sequence is MKIKILVGAIAVACGVVAIGVYNTKEQEDHGVTVNTHKDLYQPYIKQAKDIVSKMTLDEKIGQMIVPTTTILIPNLQDAKYLSTLSDKELIIKFGLDKIKKYHIGSVLVGGNDVPFDANDPSLKMWQKIARLAKSQYSGPKGTELLLGTDEVHGNQHVLGSPLFPQNIGLGATHNPKLVRETARMTAAGTLESGFNWVYAPTVAIAHDYRWGRAYESFSQDPNVVKTMAYNFVQGMQDVQNKHVTGTLATVKHFIADGRTINGLDEGNAEITNFDELWKTDGAGYRGAINASAGSMMPSYSSLNGIPMHFGGDKGLLKKITTTGIDGYKFDGFVVSDYAAISKAQAKYNMLNKQSKISFIDALSMSINNGVDMIMFGIFNTGIPNHYPKEFLGEQPKNISKNYTEIQNKVAWPRTMEGYNYSNAEDVLKAIKFAVTQHKIPMSRVDQAVTRIIAVKLAMKPSMKPITNEKIKQTALEAAEQSLVLLKNKDKTLPVKISKIKNVVLMGAYDDIGRQNGGWTILWQGFTGNKWWMPGAYGKEHSGATSTLDGLKSDLPKGTRFITNLKENKLQLSRADTIAIIVLSENPYAEYHGDVANNNPLFTDEHKEPQNKFLGLKFSESQATQIKELKAKGIPIITVIQSGRPVVITAGADKAPLQNSDALIAAWLPGTSGGQAIANTITGKYKLKSFHTFINGKQYSSNTLPFAWPKDMHEVRNHNYSLFKEGYGLNN, encoded by the coding sequence ATGAAGATTAAAATACTAGTAGGAGCTATCGCTGTAGCTTGTGGCGTTGTAGCTATTGGGGTTTATAATACAAAAGAACAAGAAGATCATGGAGTTACAGTAAATACTCATAAAGATTTATATCAGCCGTATATTAAGCAAGCAAAAGATATCGTCTCAAAGATGACTCTTGATGAGAAAATTGGTCAAATGATAGTTCCAACTACAACTATTTTGATACCTAATCTACAAGATGCTAAGTATTTAAGCACTCTTTCTGATAAAGAACTAATCATAAAGTTTGGATTAGATAAAATAAAAAAATACCATATTGGTTCAGTCTTAGTGGGCGGTAATGATGTACCGTTTGATGCTAATGATCCATCTTTAAAAATGTGGCAAAAAATTGCTAGATTAGCAAAAAGCCAATACTCAGGACCTAAAGGGACAGAGCTTCTGTTAGGAACTGATGAAGTTCATGGTAACCAACATGTATTAGGCTCACCATTATTTCCACAAAATATAGGTTTAGGAGCTACACATAATCCAAAATTAGTCAGAGAAACAGCTAGAATGACAGCTGCAGGAACTTTAGAATCTGGCTTTAACTGGGTTTACGCGCCTACTGTAGCTATTGCTCATGATTATAGATGGGGTAGAGCTTATGAGTCATTTTCGCAAGATCCAAATGTTGTGAAAACAATGGCATATAATTTTGTACAAGGCATGCAGGATGTTCAAAATAAGCATGTAACAGGTACTTTAGCTACAGTTAAGCATTTTATAGCTGATGGAAGAACTATTAATGGTCTTGATGAAGGAAATGCTGAGATTACTAATTTCGATGAATTATGGAAAACTGATGGAGCAGGATATCGTGGAGCTATAAATGCAAGTGCTGGTAGTATGATGCCTTCATATAGTAGTTTAAATGGTATTCCAATGCATTTTGGTGGAGATAAAGGTCTTCTTAAGAAAATTACTACAACAGGTATTGATGGCTATAAATTCGATGGTTTTGTTGTATCTGATTATGCAGCAATATCAAAAGCTCAAGCAAAATATAATATGTTAAACAAGCAAAGTAAAATTTCATTTATAGATGCATTATCTATGTCAATCAATAATGGTGTAGATATGATTATGTTTGGTATATTTAATACAGGTATTCCTAATCATTATCCTAAAGAATTCTTGGGAGAACAGCCAAAAAATATTAGTAAGAATTACACTGAAATACAAAATAAAGTAGCATGGCCAAGAACCATGGAGGGTTACAATTATAGTAATGCAGAAGATGTACTAAAAGCTATAAAATTTGCAGTAACACAACACAAGATTCCGATGTCGCGAGTAGATCAAGCGGTAACTAGAATTATAGCGGTTAAATTAGCTATGAAACCAAGTATGAAACCCATTACGAATGAGAAGATTAAGCAAACAGCTCTAGAGGCTGCAGAACAATCATTAGTGCTTCTCAAAAATAAAGATAAAACATTACCCGTGAAAATTAGTAAAATTAAAAATGTAGTGTTGATGGGTGCTTATGATGATATAGGTCGCCAAAATGGTGGGTGGACTATATTATGGCAAGGCTTTACTGGTAATAAATGGTGGATGCCAGGAGCTTATGGTAAGGAGCATAGTGGAGCTACAAGTACACTTGATGGGTTAAAGTCAGATCTACCAAAAGGTACTAGATTTATTACAAACCTTAAAGAAAATAAATTACAGTTAAGTAGAGCTGACACTATAGCTATTATAGTTTTGTCAGAAAACCCTTATGCTGAATATCATGGGGATGTTGCAAATAACAACCCTCTATTTACAGATGAACATAAGGAACCACAAAATAAATTCTTAGGTTTGAAGTTCAGTGAAAGTCAAGCTACTCAAATCAAAGAATTAAAAGCTAAAGGAATACCTATAATTACAGTGATTCAATCAGGTAGACCAGTGGTTATAACAGCTGGTGCAGATAAAGCACCTTTACAAAATAGTGATGCTCTAATTGCTGCATGGTTACCAGGTACTAGCGGTGGACAAGCAATTGCAAACACTATTACAGGAAAATATAAACTTAAATCTTTCCATACTTTTATAAATGGTAAACAATACAGTAGCAATACTCTTCCATTTGCTTGGCCAAAAGATATGCATGAAGTTAGAAATCATAACTATAGTCTATTTAAAGAGGGTTACGGCTTAAATAACTGA
- a CDS encoding tRNA-(ms[2]io[6]A)-hydroxylase has translation MSKKLYADFITIEDFLPCETPEEWVDKALANQELMLIDHAHCEMKAASSAMTYLYKYSDKPELITKMSKIAREELVHFEQVMRILKKRKIEFKAISASRYASELIKNTRTDKHGRFIDALIVGAYIEARSCERFAKIAPHLDADLQKFYSGLLESEKRHFTIYLDFAQKYSSTDIAPSIERLAKVEQNLILSKDYEFRFHSGI, from the coding sequence ATGTCAAAAAAACTATATGCTGATTTTATAACGATAGAAGATTTCTTACCATGTGAAACACCAGAAGAGTGGGTTGATAAGGCTTTAGCAAATCAGGAGCTGATGCTTATTGATCATGCGCACTGTGAAATGAAAGCAGCCTCATCAGCGATGACTTATCTTTATAAATACTCAGATAAACCAGAGCTTATAACTAAAATGTCAAAGATTGCTCGAGAAGAGTTAGTACATTTTGAACAAGTTATGCGAATACTAAAAAAACGCAAAATTGAGTTTAAAGCAATTTCAGCATCTAGATATGCAAGTGAGCTGATAAAAAATACTCGTACAGACAAGCATGGTAGATTTATTGATGCTTTAATTGTAGGTGCATATATTGAAGCACGATCATGTGAAAGGTTTGCAAAAATAGCCCCTCATCTTGATGCAGATTTACAAAAGTTTTATAGCGGATTACTAGAGTCGGAGAAAAGACATTTTACAATTTATTTGGATTTTGCACAGAAATACTCTTCCACAGACATAGCACCAAGCATTGAGAGATTAGCTAAAGTTGAGCAAAACTTGATTTTATCAAAAGATTATGAGTTTAGATTTCATAGTGGAATTTAA
- a CDS encoding AEC family transporter, with product MPIINSILPILVLLISGFMIEKFWLKDKSFWSAINKLVYYIFFPSLIVYDVANASIAYSSSGFIVVLIVLVFILLFFLRAFKFFFKDEKFWVVFVQGSFRYNSYVFIGVTVSYFNPAEAMPIIAIITASMIALANIVGLIMLNEKDPKNKKNLFAVIIELLRNPLIIACILGFVFNVLAKYVPIILNIDPLNLVLSNFSSASIVLSIMAVGASIKFNINMLKIVGIINCSIVKLIIFPVAVVLVLSPLGFDKTLVAICMIYAASPASTSAYAMVYLLKGDHESMGNIISMQTVMCIVTIPILLLIFPYLFNLWN from the coding sequence GTGCCAATTATTAATTCAATACTACCAATTTTGGTACTTTTGATTTCAGGCTTTATGATAGAGAAATTTTGGCTTAAAGATAAAAGTTTTTGGTCGGCTATAAATAAACTTGTTTACTATATATTTTTTCCATCACTAATAGTTTATGATGTCGCAAATGCTAGTATTGCATATTCAAGCTCGGGATTTATTGTAGTCTTAATCGTTCTAGTTTTTATTCTACTGTTCTTTTTAAGAGCATTTAAGTTTTTTTTCAAAGATGAAAAGTTTTGGGTGGTTTTTGTCCAAGGTTCTTTTAGGTACAACAGTTATGTATTTATAGGTGTTACGGTTTCATACTTCAACCCTGCAGAAGCTATGCCTATTATTGCAATTATTACAGCATCTATGATTGCTTTAGCAAATATTGTTGGTTTAATAATGCTTAATGAAAAGGATCCCAAAAATAAAAAAAACCTATTTGCAGTGATTATCGAACTTTTAAGGAATCCTTTGATTATTGCATGTATCTTAGGTTTTGTGTTTAATGTTTTAGCTAAATATGTTCCTATAATTCTCAACATAGATCCTTTAAATCTAGTATTAAGTAACTTTAGTTCAGCTTCGATTGTTTTAAGTATTATGGCTGTTGGAGCTAGTATTAAGTTTAATATTAATATGCTTAAGATCGTTGGGATTATTAATTGTTCAATCGTTAAATTAATAATATTTCCAGTTGCAGTGGTGTTGGTACTAAGTCCTTTAGGTTTTGATAAAACTCTTGTAGCTATTTGCATGATATATGCTGCATCACCTGCTAGTACAAGTGCTTATGCTATGGTATATCTTTTAAAGGGAGATCATGAATCAATGGGGAATATTATAAGTATGCAAACAGTAATGTGTATTGTTACAATTCCAATATTACTATTGATATTTCCATACTTATTTAACCTATGGAATTAA
- the cdd gene encoding cytidine deaminase: MTSADKNKLIDKAIEASNNAYAPYSNFKVGAALLMKDGSYILGANVENCAYGPSNCAERSALFAAYSQGFRKEDIKMIATITDTPKASSSCGTCRQVMTELLTTECIVLFSNNAKSDIKETTIDELLPDRFILE, from the coding sequence ATGACATCAGCAGATAAAAACAAACTAATAGACAAAGCTATCGAAGCTTCAAACAATGCCTATGCACCATACTCAAACTTCAAAGTTGGTGCAGCCCTTCTTATGAAAGATGGTAGCTACATTTTAGGGGCTAATGTCGAAAATTGTGCTTATGGTCCAAGTAATTGTGCCGAAAGGTCTGCTTTATTTGCGGCTTACAGCCAAGGCTTTCGAAAAGAAGATATCAAAATGATAGCAACTATCACAGATACTCCAAAAGCTTCATCATCATGTGGAACTTGTAGACAAGTAATGACTGAACTACTAACTACTGAATGTATTGTACTATTTTCAAATAATGCAAAATCAGATATAAAAGAAACTACAATTGATGAATTGCTACCTGATAGATTTATACTTGAATAA
- a CDS encoding FAD-binding and (Fe-S)-binding domain-containing protein, with translation MKQDKLPVLNISNKLNQLIDLFINDLRQDGFRGDLHEDYASRISTSMDNSVYMVVPELVVFPRSKSDVEIVFKLASLEKYREMKFAPRGGGTGTAGHSLCAGVIVDSSRYMNQILEVNLDDEFVVVQPGVVLDQLNDKIANSEYFFAPNLSPSNRATLGGMVNTDACGKGSRIYGRTSAHILELECMLVTGHNIRTKTISVDDIQSSNLSEVEKNIYTTIEEQIVDNYYQIESEMPKLSRFLTGYNLSKTYDKPNNKINLSYLISGSEGTLAFVTEMKLKLTKKPKFKALFAVSYARFDEALKAARDLLVYEPSAIETIDNNIVRLAKEDEVYHRIKHMIEKDHSQEVAAINFIEFIGETQAIVDNKTAGLEKLLLDDNKIYHLTEDTAEMNSLWELRKKGVGLLGAMKGNRKPIPFIEDTAVAPENLADYIKDLSKLLDSYDVKYGMFGHVDVGCLHIRPALDMSDENDAKKVSEITKKVSQLVKKHGGILCAEHGHGYRSEYLKDFFGEDLYKSLGHIKQAFDPYNQLNPGKITTPANSKDNIVKVAGPFRGAIDNSVSKEMREQFSGAYNCNGNSQCLNYDYDTAICPSAKVSRNWLYSPKGRSAILREWLNQLSAKGYSTVSNDYKVGIDRLKDFKEDFSHEVYDSLDKCLGCKACVTGCPIKVDIPSMKSQFLAHYHSKYRRPATDYFVKFSESILSLNLSAPKMFNDIFNTQFVRAGLGNIIGFVDTPVISSLNLRKELSRRGAFEFDLKEMQKLTEDEKSKSVCIVQDIFTSLYDTHIVLSLYDLLTALGYRVYLAPFKVNGKPSHVKGFLKYFDKQANKATKLYNKISGIGIDMIGVDPAMTLVYRDEYKKYLKGKVEFKVKMIQEWLYEQLPNLPTVSTKYEGKINIFNHCTEKSLSPVSVDQWQKVFKHFGIEAEAVKIGCCGMSGSFGHEVKHLEASKQIYNLSWKDKIEKFGIRNSVVTGFSCRCQIKRVEGHTIKHPIELLELNYKKSQKALT, from the coding sequence ATGAAACAAGATAAGCTCCCAGTTTTAAATATATCCAATAAGCTAAACCAACTTATAGATCTATTTATTAATGATCTTCGTCAAGATGGTTTTAGGGGTGATCTTCACGAAGATTATGCTTCTAGAATATCAACATCAATGGATAATAGTGTCTATATGGTGGTTCCTGAGCTAGTTGTTTTTCCAAGGTCAAAATCAGATGTTGAGATTGTATTTAAACTAGCAAGTTTAGAAAAATATCGTGAAATGAAATTTGCACCAAGAGGTGGAGGCACTGGAACAGCAGGGCATTCATTATGTGCGGGTGTGATAGTTGATAGTAGTCGTTATATGAATCAAATTTTAGAAGTTAATCTAGATGATGAATTTGTTGTTGTGCAGCCAGGAGTCGTTTTAGATCAGTTAAACGATAAGATTGCCAATAGTGAGTATTTTTTTGCACCAAACCTTTCTCCTAGTAACCGTGCTACTTTAGGTGGTATGGTAAATACTGATGCGTGTGGTAAAGGCTCAAGGATTTATGGTCGTACTAGTGCGCATATTTTAGAGCTAGAATGTATGCTAGTAACTGGTCATAATATTCGTACCAAGACTATTTCTGTGGATGATATTCAAAGTAGTAATTTAAGTGAAGTTGAGAAAAATATTTATACTACTATAGAAGAGCAAATAGTAGATAATTATTATCAAATAGAATCTGAAATGCCTAAGCTAAGTAGGTTTCTGACAGGATATAACCTTTCTAAAACCTATGATAAGCCAAATAACAAAATAAACCTTAGCTATTTAATTTCAGGTTCAGAAGGCACGCTTGCATTTGTTACAGAAATGAAGTTAAAACTTACTAAAAAACCGAAGTTTAAAGCATTGTTTGCTGTATCGTATGCTAGGTTTGATGAGGCTTTAAAAGCTGCTAGAGATTTATTGGTTTATGAGCCATCAGCGATAGAAACTATTGATAATAATATCGTAAGGCTAGCAAAAGAAGATGAAGTGTATCATCGTATCAAGCATATGATAGAGAAAGATCATTCTCAAGAAGTTGCTGCAATAAATTTCATAGAATTTATTGGTGAAACTCAAGCTATTGTTGATAATAAAACTGCCGGGTTAGAAAAACTGCTTTTAGATGATAATAAGATTTATCATTTAACTGAAGATACTGCTGAGATGAATAGCTTATGGGAGTTGCGTAAAAAAGGGGTTGGCTTGCTTGGTGCTATGAAAGGAAACCGCAAACCAATACCTTTTATTGAAGATACCGCTGTTGCTCCAGAAAATTTAGCAGATTATATTAAAGATTTATCTAAACTTTTAGATAGTTATGATGTTAAGTATGGGATGTTTGGTCATGTAGATGTTGGTTGTTTACATATTCGACCCGCGTTAGATATGAGTGATGAAAATGATGCTAAAAAAGTCTCAGAAATCACTAAGAAAGTAAGCCAGTTGGTGAAAAAGCATGGTGGTATACTTTGTGCTGAGCATGGTCATGGTTATCGTAGCGAATACCTTAAAGATTTTTTTGGTGAAGATCTGTATAAGAGTCTAGGGCATATTAAACAAGCATTTGACCCATATAACCAACTTAACCCTGGTAAAATCACAACTCCAGCAAATAGTAAGGATAATATAGTCAAAGTAGCAGGTCCTTTTAGGGGGGCTATAGATAACAGTGTATCAAAAGAAATGCGTGAGCAATTTTCAGGTGCTTATAATTGTAATGGTAATTCTCAGTGCTTAAATTATGATTATGATACTGCTATTTGTCCATCTGCTAAGGTAAGTAGAAACTGGCTGTATTCACCGAAAGGTCGCTCAGCGATATTACGAGAGTGGTTAAATCAACTTTCAGCTAAAGGATATTCAACAGTAAGTAATGATTATAAAGTAGGCATAGATAGACTAAAAGATTTTAAAGAAGACTTTTCGCATGAAGTTTATGATTCATTAGATAAGTGCTTAGGTTGTAAGGCCTGCGTTACAGGGTGCCCGATAAAAGTAGATATTCCAAGTATGAAGTCGCAATTTTTAGCACATTATCATTCTAAATATCGTCGTCCAGCAACTGATTATTTTGTGAAATTTAGTGAGAGTATACTTAGTCTGAACTTATCTGCACCAAAGATGTTTAATGATATTTTTAATACTCAATTTGTGAGAGCTGGTTTAGGGAATATTATTGGATTTGTGGATACTCCTGTTATTAGTAGCTTAAATCTTCGCAAAGAGCTTAGTCGTAGAGGTGCATTTGAATTTGATCTTAAAGAAATGCAAAAATTAACGGAAGATGAAAAATCAAAATCAGTATGTATCGTGCAAGATATTTTCACATCTTTATATGATACGCATATAGTACTAAGTTTATATGATCTACTTACAGCTTTAGGTTATCGGGTATATTTAGCACCATTTAAAGTAAATGGTAAGCCTTCACATGTAAAAGGTTTTTTAAAGTATTTTGATAAACAAGCAAATAAAGCTACGAAGCTTTATAACAAAATATCTGGTATCGGTATAGATATGATTGGAGTCGATCCTGCTATGACCTTAGTTTATCGAGATGAATATAAGAAATACTTGAAAGGTAAGGTCGAGTTTAAAGTTAAAATGATTCAAGAATGGCTGTATGAGCAATTACCAAATTTACCAACAGTATCAACTAAATATGAAGGTAAGATAAATATATTTAATCACTGTACCGAAAAATCACTATCTCCAGTATCGGTGGATCAGTGGCAAAAAGTCTTTAAACATTTTGGTATAGAAGCAGAAGCTGTAAAAATTGGTTGTTGTGGAATGTCTGGAAGTTTTGGGCATGAAGTTAAACACCTTGAAGCATCAAAACAAATTTATAATTTAAGCTGGAAAGATAAAATTGAGAAGTTCGGAATTAGAAATTCTGTGGTCACAGGTTTTTCTTGTCGTTGTCAAATTAAAAGGGTTGAAGGGCACACTATAAAACATCCGATCGAGTTATTAGAATTAAATTATAAAAAGTCACAAAAAGCGTTGACATAA
- a CDS encoding mandelate racemase/muconate lactonizing enzyme family protein, whose translation MKIIAVEVFDIYCDKRPAWSPVFVKVITDEGITGVGEAGLAYDLGHSAAANMIQEFAQAIVIGTDPFNSEKLWDRMLRESFWGLGGGPVVYAAMSAIDIALWDIKGKALGLPVYELLGGKTNPKLRTYASQLQFDWDQYERKALYKPEDYAKATEKAVAEGYDAIKVDPMMFDDKGDTLYDCTLPFRRSHLNLIRERMQAIRDVLGENGDIIFECHSLPSLTSALQLGEIAEDFKCLYFEEPVNYLNSKLHEPLKQKLDVPIAAGERLYLRHGVREYIEKQTIDILQPDIGLCGGLTEAKKICDYVDMYDVKIQAHVCGGPIATAASLHLETAIPNFMIHEHHTYALKDFNRELCIQDPQPINGFFEAPNTPGLGIEINEKALSKKTIKVVVK comes from the coding sequence ATGAAAATAATAGCAGTAGAAGTATTTGATATTTATTGTGATAAAAGACCTGCTTGGTCACCGGTTTTTGTAAAAGTAATTACGGATGAGGGTATCACAGGGGTTGGTGAGGCAGGATTAGCTTATGATTTAGGGCATTCTGCAGCAGCAAATATGATTCAAGAATTTGCCCAAGCTATAGTGATAGGTACTGATCCATTTAATAGTGAAAAACTATGGGATAGAATGCTACGTGAAAGTTTTTGGGGCTTAGGTGGTGGACCTGTTGTTTATGCTGCTATGAGTGCTATTGATATAGCTCTTTGGGACATCAAAGGTAAAGCGCTAGGACTACCAGTTTATGAATTATTAGGTGGTAAAACCAATCCTAAGTTGCGTACTTATGCTAGTCAACTTCAATTTGACTGGGATCAGTATGAGAGAAAAGCGTTATACAAGCCAGAAGATTATGCAAAAGCTACAGAAAAAGCAGTCGCAGAAGGCTATGATGCGATTAAAGTAGACCCTATGATGTTTGATGATAAGGGTGATACTTTATATGATTGCACTTTACCATTTCGCAGAAGTCATCTTAATCTTATTCGTGAAAGAATGCAGGCTATTCGTGATGTACTTGGTGAAAATGGCGATATTATTTTTGAGTGTCATAGTTTACCAAGTCTTACATCAGCATTACAGTTAGGTGAGATAGCTGAAGACTTTAAATGTCTTTATTTTGAAGAGCCGGTGAATTACTTAAACAGTAAATTACATGAGCCACTTAAACAAAAGCTTGATGTGCCGATTGCTGCAGGTGAGAGGCTATATTTGCGTCATGGTGTGAGAGAATATATCGAAAAACAAACTATAGATATCTTACAGCCAGATATCGGCTTGTGTGGTGGTTTAACTGAAGCTAAGAAAATTTGTGACTATGTTGATATGTATGATGTGAAAATTCAAGCACATGTTTGTGGTGGTCCAATAGCTACAGCAGCAAGTTTACACCTTGAAACAGCTATACCTAACTTTATGATACATGAGCATCATACTTATGCTTTAAAAGACTTTAATAGAGAGCTTTGTATACAAGACCCTCAACCAATAAATGGCTTTTTTGAAGCTCCAAACACTCCAGGCTTAGGTATTGAGATAAATGAAAAAGCTTTATCTAAGAAAACAATTAAGGTTGTTGTAAAATAA